From a single Amyelois transitella isolate CPQ chromosome 18, ilAmyTran1.1, whole genome shotgun sequence genomic region:
- the LOC106143469 gene encoding L-threonine ammonia-lyase isoform X1, whose product MSRKHEDYDEFCDPDKPRVIKMEDVVSAADRIREHIYLSPCVPSHLQEEFVIHLYYKEELLQKTGCFKERGVLNALQLLPADKKKIGVVIASLGNEAVSLCYHAAKMNVPVIVVMPPHTPIMKQQRCHSLGARVILQGASLIDAQRYARAIAREKGLTYINSRDHPHILAGYGTIALEVLEQVPFVDALIVPVGQGGLVSAIAAVVKQMKPHCQVYGVQTEAMAPFFESLKVGAPVTVVTQPTMADAIAVPAVGVNSLHNALPLVDKMLLVKEEWIARAMLHLIEKEKLIVEGAGACPLAAVLGNIVPELKTKHVVCILSGGNVDSLTLNRCIDRGLAADYRLVKFTVGINNNTFSNAQLLKLLAAGGYSVLRQFRDNSWCEDETYTVEIRLVCETKGLEHSLELKRVIERAYPLTSTFETEPFNDKRTCPCYVRKIRDII is encoded by the exons atgtcTCGGAAGCAT GAGGATTACGATGAGTTCTGCGATCCTGACAAGCCAAGGGTCATTAAAATGGAAGATGTGGTAAGCGCCGCAGACAGGATCAGGGAACACATATATTTATCTCCATGTGTG CCCTCTCATCTCCAGGAAGAATTTGTCATACATCTGTATTACAAAGAGGAATTATTACAGAAGACAGGCTG CTTCAAAGAAAGAGGAGTCTTGAATGCCCTACAGCTCTTGCCAGCtgacaaaaagaaaatcgGGGTGGTTATAGCGTCTTTAGGCAACGAAGCGGTCAGTCTTTGTTACCATGCGGCAAAGATGAACGTTCCCGTGATCGTGGTTATGCCGCCACATACGCCGATCATGAAACAACAGAGATGCCACAGCCTGGGTGCCAGAGTCATACTGCAGGGTGCTAGTCTCATTGACGCGCAAAGATACGCCAGGGCTATAGCTAGAGAAAAAGGATTGACgtatataaatag TCGCGACCATCCTCATATCCTAGCTGGCTACGGCACCATTGCGCTAGAGGTTCTAGAGCAGGTGCCGTTCGTAGACGCGCTGATTGTGCCAGTGGGTCAAGGAGGGCTGGTGTCAGCTATCGCTGCCGTAGTCAAGCAGATGAAGCCCCATTGCCAggtttat GGCGTCCAGACTGAAGCGATGGCCCCGTTTTTCGAGTCGCTAAAAGTTGGCGCACCGGTGACTGTGGTGACGCAGCCGACCATGGCTGACGCCATCGCTGTACCAGCAGTTGGTGTCAATTCCCTCCACAACGCACTTCCATTGGTTGACAAAATG TTGCTGGTCAAAGAAGAATGGATAGCGCGTGCGATGCTGCACTTGATCGAGAAGGAGAAGCTCATTGTGGAAGGCGCAGGAGCGTGCCCGCTAGCTGCGGTTTTAGGGAATATTGTTCCTGAACTGAAGACTAAGCA TGTGGTGTGCATCCTCAGCGGAGGAAATGTTGATTCTCTCACTCTAAATCGATGTATTGATCGCGGATTGGCAGCCGATTACAGATTGGTCAAATTTACA GTCGGTATAAACAACAATACATTCTCAAATGCCCAACTCCTGAAGCTGCTCGCAGCCGGCGGCTACAGCGTGTTGCGCCAGTTTAGAGACAACTCGTGGTGTGAGGACGAAACTTACACTGTTGAA ATAAGACTTGTGTGTGAAACCAAAGGCCTGGAGCATTCGTTAGAACTTAAGAGAGTCATAGAACGAGCTTATCCCTTGACGTCTACCTTTGAAACAGAACCATTTAACGACAAAAGGACTTGCCCTTGTTACGTTCGAAAAATACGtgatatcatttaa
- the LOC106143469 gene encoding L-threonine ammonia-lyase isoform X2, which produces MEDVVSAADRIREHIYLSPCVPSHLQEEFVIHLYYKEELLQKTGCFKERGVLNALQLLPADKKKIGVVIASLGNEAVSLCYHAAKMNVPVIVVMPPHTPIMKQQRCHSLGARVILQGASLIDAQRYARAIAREKGLTYINSRDHPHILAGYGTIALEVLEQVPFVDALIVPVGQGGLVSAIAAVVKQMKPHCQVYGVQTEAMAPFFESLKVGAPVTVVTQPTMADAIAVPAVGVNSLHNALPLVDKMLLVKEEWIARAMLHLIEKEKLIVEGAGACPLAAVLGNIVPELKTKHVVCILSGGNVDSLTLNRCIDRGLAADYRLVKFTVGINNNTFSNAQLLKLLAAGGYSVLRQFRDNSWCEDETYTVEIRLVCETKGLEHSLELKRVIERAYPLTSTFETEPFNDKRTCPCYVRKIRDII; this is translated from the exons ATGGAAGATGTGGTAAGCGCCGCAGACAGGATCAGGGAACACATATATTTATCTCCATGTGTG CCCTCTCATCTCCAGGAAGAATTTGTCATACATCTGTATTACAAAGAGGAATTATTACAGAAGACAGGCTG CTTCAAAGAAAGAGGAGTCTTGAATGCCCTACAGCTCTTGCCAGCtgacaaaaagaaaatcgGGGTGGTTATAGCGTCTTTAGGCAACGAAGCGGTCAGTCTTTGTTACCATGCGGCAAAGATGAACGTTCCCGTGATCGTGGTTATGCCGCCACATACGCCGATCATGAAACAACAGAGATGCCACAGCCTGGGTGCCAGAGTCATACTGCAGGGTGCTAGTCTCATTGACGCGCAAAGATACGCCAGGGCTATAGCTAGAGAAAAAGGATTGACgtatataaatag TCGCGACCATCCTCATATCCTAGCTGGCTACGGCACCATTGCGCTAGAGGTTCTAGAGCAGGTGCCGTTCGTAGACGCGCTGATTGTGCCAGTGGGTCAAGGAGGGCTGGTGTCAGCTATCGCTGCCGTAGTCAAGCAGATGAAGCCCCATTGCCAggtttat GGCGTCCAGACTGAAGCGATGGCCCCGTTTTTCGAGTCGCTAAAAGTTGGCGCACCGGTGACTGTGGTGACGCAGCCGACCATGGCTGACGCCATCGCTGTACCAGCAGTTGGTGTCAATTCCCTCCACAACGCACTTCCATTGGTTGACAAAATG TTGCTGGTCAAAGAAGAATGGATAGCGCGTGCGATGCTGCACTTGATCGAGAAGGAGAAGCTCATTGTGGAAGGCGCAGGAGCGTGCCCGCTAGCTGCGGTTTTAGGGAATATTGTTCCTGAACTGAAGACTAAGCA TGTGGTGTGCATCCTCAGCGGAGGAAATGTTGATTCTCTCACTCTAAATCGATGTATTGATCGCGGATTGGCAGCCGATTACAGATTGGTCAAATTTACA GTCGGTATAAACAACAATACATTCTCAAATGCCCAACTCCTGAAGCTGCTCGCAGCCGGCGGCTACAGCGTGTTGCGCCAGTTTAGAGACAACTCGTGGTGTGAGGACGAAACTTACACTGTTGAA ATAAGACTTGTGTGTGAAACCAAAGGCCTGGAGCATTCGTTAGAACTTAAGAGAGTCATAGAACGAGCTTATCCCTTGACGTCTACCTTTGAAACAGAACCATTTAACGACAAAAGGACTTGCCCTTGTTACGTTCGAAAAATACGtgatatcatttaa